In Actinoplanes sp. NBC_00393, a single genomic region encodes these proteins:
- a CDS encoding trypsin-like peptidase domain-containing protein, with amino-acid sequence MSSNQDEIHVRLLTDSLQPLGAGLLYNRHFVLTANHCVRRVDRVLVEYGEVRVPGVVRERVVDHDTALIQLLDPVELIAPWRPLDTCLGGDGWYTSYRPTTKDPVLSGRVDEPSVEYKCENGGTVIAAQLITTQTVGDYAGYSGSPVARDRPGAPATMIGMLIEQYPDRQNPDRASNVLFATTLQPTLRQFSLIGPENSIVELQYIPRQREPVAREKKASELLDAGEEYLQRIQEWAARGLLPIEEIPALQAMVARQVIEKGLS; translated from the coding sequence GTGAGCAGCAATCAGGACGAAATCCATGTCCGATTGCTGACGGATTCATTACAACCATTGGGTGCCGGTCTTCTCTACAACCGGCATTTCGTGCTGACCGCCAACCATTGCGTGCGCCGCGTCGACCGGGTCCTGGTGGAGTACGGCGAGGTCCGCGTGCCCGGCGTGGTGCGGGAGCGGGTGGTCGACCACGACACCGCGCTGATCCAGTTGCTCGACCCGGTGGAGTTGATCGCCCCGTGGCGCCCGCTCGACACGTGTCTCGGCGGCGACGGCTGGTACACCAGTTATCGTCCGACCACGAAGGACCCGGTGTTGAGCGGCCGGGTCGACGAACCGTCGGTGGAATACAAATGTGAGAACGGCGGCACCGTCATCGCCGCCCAGTTGATCACTACGCAGACCGTCGGCGATTATGCGGGCTATTCAGGCAGTCCGGTGGCCCGGGATCGGCCCGGCGCACCCGCCACCATGATCGGCATGCTCATCGAGCAGTATCCGGACCGGCAGAATCCGGATCGGGCATCCAACGTCCTGTTCGCCACCACACTGCAGCCGACGCTGCGGCAGTTCTCGCTGATCGGTCCGGAGAATTCGATCGTCGAGCTGCAGTACATCCCGCGCCAACGCGAGCCGGTGGCGCGGGAGAAAAAGGCGTCGGAGCTGCTGGACGCCGGCGAGGAATATCTGCAGCGGATCCAGGAATGGGCCGCCCGCGGCCTGTTGCCGATCGAGGAGATCCCCGCGTTGCAGGCCATGGTGGCCCGGCAGGTCATCGAGAAGGGGCTGTCGTGA
- a CDS encoding FAD-dependent oxidoreductase: protein MDRPLRVAVIGAGPAGIYAADHLIKSSETVTVDIFDKLPTPYGLIRYGVAPDHPRIKEIVTALFRILDNPRIRFIGNVAYGVDVKPEELSRFYDATIISTGAEKDRALDIPGIDLQGSYGAADFASWYNGHPDVSREWPLEAREVAVIGAGNVAVDVARILAKTADELLVTEIPDNVYQALKASPVTDVHVFSRRGPAQVKFTPQELRELDHSPNVEVIVHPEGIEFDEGSLEAMRKTRHVKMCVDILQNWAVRDPRDRPRRLHLYFLQAPVEVLGEDGKVVGLRTETQELTGDGWVRGTGEFTDWPVQAVYRAVGYLSTALPDLPFDTKTGTIPHDAGRILDLDGEHIPGMYVAGWIKRGPVGLIGHTKGCSGETVGSLMADLEKLPAAAQPDPDEVVTYLSQRGLQLTTWAGWQKLDSHEIALGEPHGRKRIKVVARDEMTTISTS, encoded by the coding sequence ATGGACCGCCCCCTTCGGGTTGCCGTCATCGGAGCCGGCCCGGCCGGCATCTACGCTGCCGACCACCTCATCAAATCGTCGGAAACGGTCACCGTTGACATCTTCGACAAACTGCCCACCCCGTACGGCCTGATCCGGTACGGCGTCGCCCCGGACCACCCGCGGATCAAGGAGATCGTCACCGCGCTGTTCCGGATCCTGGACAACCCGCGGATCCGGTTCATCGGCAACGTCGCGTACGGCGTGGACGTCAAGCCGGAGGAGCTGAGCCGCTTCTACGACGCGACGATCATCTCGACCGGCGCCGAGAAGGACCGCGCCCTGGACATTCCCGGCATCGACCTGCAGGGCAGCTACGGCGCCGCGGACTTCGCCTCCTGGTACAACGGCCACCCGGACGTGTCCCGTGAGTGGCCGCTGGAGGCCCGCGAGGTCGCCGTCATCGGCGCCGGCAACGTCGCCGTCGACGTCGCCCGGATCCTCGCCAAGACCGCCGACGAGCTGCTGGTCACCGAGATCCCGGACAACGTCTACCAGGCGCTGAAGGCCAGCCCGGTCACCGACGTGCACGTGTTCTCCCGGCGCGGCCCGGCGCAGGTCAAGTTCACCCCGCAGGAGCTGCGCGAACTCGACCACTCGCCGAACGTCGAGGTGATCGTGCACCCGGAGGGCATCGAGTTCGACGAGGGCAGCCTCGAGGCGATGCGCAAGACCCGGCACGTCAAGATGTGCGTGGACATCCTGCAGAACTGGGCGGTCCGCGACCCCCGGGACCGGCCGCGCCGCCTGCACCTGTACTTCCTGCAGGCCCCCGTCGAGGTGCTCGGCGAGGACGGCAAGGTGGTCGGGCTGCGGACCGAGACGCAGGAGCTCACCGGCGACGGCTGGGTGCGCGGCACCGGCGAGTTCACCGACTGGCCGGTGCAGGCCGTGTACCGGGCTGTCGGCTACCTCAGCACCGCCCTGCCCGACCTGCCGTTCGACACCAAGACCGGCACGATCCCGCACGATGCGGGCCGGATCCTCGACCTCGACGGCGAGCACATCCCCGGCATGTACGTGGCCGGCTGGATCAAGCGCGGCCCGGTCGGCCTGATCGGCCACACCAAGGGCTGCTCCGGCGAGACGGTCGGCAGCCTGATGGCCGACCTCGAGAAGCTGCCGGCCGCCGCGCAGCCCGACCCGGACGAGGTCGTCACGTACCTGTCGCAGCGTGGCCTGCAGCTCACCACCTGGGCGGGCTGGCAGAAGCTGGACAGCCACGAGATCGCGCTCGGCGAGCCGCACGGCCGCAAGCGGATCAAGGTGGTCGCCCGCGACGAGATGACCACCATCTCCACCAGCTGA
- a CDS encoding tetratricopeptide repeat protein — MIPALEAMLAVSERATRQRFALADDDEILQPAVSREQVAGLVEAALSAVRAGEAAHMSPPDAVRACYLSGVLNGLGLQRNARQLLENCASFAADQICRAHYKNTLGMLLTQDGELVEAGEIFRDALIDVGSADTRLAAAIAANLAAVSQLTGRFDQVARWTRFALNSGDVETRLAATSVRMAVAALNDDPFSAPDIELAMAYLATTAFAEQTATVEQARIVAQAGFVAFQGCRLRADVDGMRSAAGSLQQAAQLISARSGALTDESLTLHALSANCELDIARLERSVPSIDNATEMLTACAEGFENVYGKSHSKALIVRANEALAIAESARLRGAVAEIRAGSSRLATLGARLNQVLGQAHPACITVASNIAAVELDLARADQSPEAVHRASELFERARDISAEHLGDNHPMTIVIRRQLKTCRELTDGRPGETFGSGGVAILAPPMNWGGLGTGPDGLQGEYLTVGDAAKRSRNGRALPPEMHTPSALRELENAMLRALETPGHATLAARSDVAYWTGHAGRRVEALRMFEEILEEQRTVRGDDDPETLTTASNVAYWQGRTGDLTGAIERYRAVLDARVAALGQEHPDTLRVFHNMAIFYAAAGDREPATTIMRYVVEARRLVLGADHRDTHNSLRRLAEWSAG, encoded by the coding sequence GTGATCCCGGCTCTCGAGGCGATGCTGGCGGTGTCCGAGCGTGCCACCCGTCAGCGGTTCGCGCTGGCCGACGACGACGAGATCCTTCAGCCCGCGGTCAGCCGTGAGCAGGTCGCCGGCCTGGTCGAGGCGGCTCTTTCCGCGGTCCGGGCCGGCGAGGCCGCGCACATGTCCCCGCCGGACGCGGTGCGGGCCTGCTATCTGTCCGGCGTGCTCAACGGTCTGGGCCTGCAGCGCAATGCCCGGCAGTTGCTGGAGAACTGCGCGAGTTTCGCCGCCGACCAGATCTGCCGCGCCCATTACAAGAACACGCTGGGGATGCTGCTCACCCAGGACGGCGAGCTGGTCGAGGCCGGCGAGATCTTCCGGGACGCGCTGATCGATGTCGGTTCGGCGGACACCCGGCTGGCCGCCGCGATCGCCGCCAACCTGGCGGCGGTGTCGCAGCTGACCGGCAGGTTCGACCAGGTGGCGCGGTGGACGCGGTTCGCGCTGAACTCCGGGGACGTGGAGACCCGGCTGGCCGCGACGTCGGTGCGGATGGCCGTCGCGGCCCTGAACGACGACCCTTTCTCCGCGCCGGACATCGAGCTGGCGATGGCGTACCTGGCCACCACCGCATTTGCCGAGCAAACCGCTACGGTCGAGCAGGCGCGGATCGTCGCTCAGGCCGGGTTCGTGGCGTTCCAGGGCTGCCGGTTGCGCGCGGACGTGGACGGGATGCGGTCCGCCGCCGGCTCCTTGCAGCAGGCGGCCCAGCTCATCTCGGCGCGTTCCGGCGCGCTGACCGACGAGTCGCTCACCTTGCACGCTTTGTCGGCGAATTGCGAGCTCGACATCGCGCGTCTGGAACGCTCGGTGCCGAGCATCGACAATGCGACGGAAATGCTCACGGCCTGCGCCGAGGGTTTCGAGAACGTCTATGGAAAATCACATTCCAAGGCTCTGATCGTACGCGCGAACGAAGCGCTGGCCATCGCCGAGAGCGCCCGGCTGCGGGGTGCGGTCGCGGAGATAAGGGCGGGTTCGTCCCGGCTGGCCACGCTGGGCGCCCGGCTGAACCAGGTGCTCGGGCAGGCCCATCCGGCGTGCATCACGGTCGCCTCGAACATCGCCGCCGTCGAGCTCGACCTGGCCCGCGCCGACCAGTCGCCGGAGGCGGTGCACCGGGCGTCCGAGCTGTTCGAGCGGGCCCGCGACATCTCCGCCGAGCACCTCGGCGACAACCATCCGATGACGATCGTCATCCGCCGCCAGCTGAAGACGTGCCGCGAACTGACCGACGGCCGGCCCGGGGAGACGTTCGGATCGGGTGGCGTCGCGATTCTGGCCCCGCCGATGAACTGGGGTGGGCTCGGCACCGGGCCGGATGGTCTGCAGGGCGAATATCTGACCGTCGGCGATGCCGCCAAACGCAGCCGCAACGGGCGCGCGCTGCCACCGGAGATGCACACGCCCTCGGCGCTGCGGGAACTCGAGAACGCCATGCTGCGCGCACTGGAGACGCCGGGCCACGCCACTCTCGCCGCCCGCAGCGACGTGGCCTATTGGACCGGCCACGCGGGCCGCCGGGTCGAGGCGCTGCGCATGTTCGAGGAGATTCTCGAGGAGCAGCGGACGGTTCGCGGTGACGACGACCCGGAAACGCTGACGACCGCGAGCAATGTGGCGTACTGGCAGGGCCGCACCGGTGATCTGACCGGAGCGATCGAGCGCTACCGGGCCGTTCTCGACGCCCGGGTCGCCGCGCTCGGGCAGGAGCATCCGGACACTCTGCGGGTCTTTCACAACATGGCGATCTTCTATGCCGCCGCCGGCGATCGGGAACCGGCGACGACCATCATGCGATATGTCGTGGAGGCCCGGCGACTGGTTCTGGGAGCGGACCACCGGGACACGCACAACAGTCTTCGCCGGCTGGCCGAATGGTCCGCCGGGTAA
- a CDS encoding STM4012 family radical SAM protein, giving the protein MTLDGSPYQGYLYAYPHKTAYRKLEPRPALTDVWAAEKQDALFGYVHLPFCEMRCGFCNLFTRANPPAEQVSAYLAQLRRQAVAVRDSLSPAATFSRLAIGGGTPTYLTAAELEELFDIVADTFGTLAVPLSVETSPATATPDRLAVLATHGTTRVSIGVQSFLDAEAHAAGRPQRLPEVQQALEAIRTARIPVLNIDLIYGIDGQTAQTWQHSLSEALRWEPEELYLYPLYVRPLTGLGRRAHGRADWDRQRQQLYRQAVEVLTAAGYVQHSMRQFRRAGAPAPDGPDYCCQDDGMVGLGCGARSYTTDLHYSFDYAVAVSEVRAVIDDYLARPADDFRYAEIGFHLDEIEQRRRWLLKSLLRAEGIDAAAYQARFGTHHTDDFPQLPALTDRGWLNPARTTLTADGLAHSDAIGPWLVSGPVREAMGAYVPR; this is encoded by the coding sequence GTGACCCTCGACGGCTCGCCCTACCAGGGCTATCTGTATGCCTACCCGCACAAGACGGCCTACCGGAAACTGGAGCCCCGGCCCGCGCTGACCGACGTCTGGGCCGCCGAGAAGCAGGACGCCCTGTTCGGTTACGTGCACCTGCCGTTCTGCGAGATGCGCTGCGGTTTCTGCAACCTGTTCACCCGCGCCAACCCACCCGCCGAGCAGGTCAGTGCGTACCTTGCTCAGCTCCGCCGGCAGGCCGTGGCTGTCCGGGACAGCCTCTCCCCCGCCGCCACGTTCTCCCGGCTGGCGATCGGCGGCGGCACACCGACTTACCTGACCGCCGCCGAGCTCGAGGAACTGTTCGACATCGTCGCCGACACCTTCGGCACCCTCGCCGTCCCACTGTCGGTCGAGACCTCACCGGCCACCGCCACTCCCGACCGTCTGGCTGTGCTCGCCACACACGGCACGACCCGGGTCAGCATCGGCGTGCAGAGCTTCCTCGACGCCGAGGCCCACGCCGCCGGCCGGCCACAACGCCTGCCCGAAGTCCAGCAGGCCCTGGAGGCGATCCGCACCGCCCGCATCCCGGTGCTCAACATCGATTTGATCTACGGCATCGACGGCCAGACCGCGCAGACGTGGCAACACTCCTTGAGCGAGGCCCTGCGCTGGGAGCCCGAGGAGCTCTACCTCTACCCGCTGTATGTTCGCCCGCTGACCGGCCTCGGCCGCCGCGCCCACGGCCGAGCCGACTGGGACCGGCAGCGACAGCAGCTGTACCGGCAGGCCGTCGAGGTGCTCACCGCCGCCGGCTACGTCCAGCACTCGATGCGCCAGTTCCGCCGGGCCGGCGCACCGGCCCCCGACGGCCCGGATTACTGCTGCCAGGACGACGGCATGGTGGGTCTCGGCTGCGGTGCCCGTTCCTACACGACGGACCTGCACTACTCGTTCGACTACGCGGTGGCGGTCTCCGAGGTCCGCGCCGTGATCGACGACTACCTGGCACGCCCCGCCGACGACTTCCGCTACGCCGAGATCGGCTTCCACCTGGACGAGATCGAGCAGCGCCGCCGCTGGCTGCTCAAGTCCCTGCTGCGCGCGGAGGGCATCGACGCGGCCGCCTACCAGGCCCGCTTCGGCACCCACCACACCGACGACTTCCCGCAGCTGCCCGCGCTGACCGACCGCGGTTGGCTCAATCCCGCGCGCACCACACTCACCGCCGACGGCCTGGCCCACTCCGACGCCATCGGCCCGTGGCTGGTCTCCGGCCCGGTCCGCGAGGCGATGGGAGCGTACGTACCGCGATGA
- a CDS encoding STM4013/SEN3800 family hydrolase, producing the protein MRDRIGSHDLLFVTLDTLRHDVAAESLARGRTPQLARVLPGGVWQRRHTPASFTYAAHHAFFAGFLPTPVTPGPHERLFAARFAGSESSGPGTYVFDAPDLPTGLAADGYHTVCLGGVGFFNPGAPLGRVLPGLFTEAHWAPEFGVTAPDCFGNQLDRLETIIGGLPPETPLFTFVNVAALHQPNRHYLPGADTDDLTSHAAALEYVDGLLGRLFALVTGRGRPCQVIICSDHGTLYGEDGHVGHRVAHEAVWTVPYADFVLAPGVRP; encoded by the coding sequence GTGCGTGACCGGATCGGCAGCCACGACCTGCTCTTCGTCACCCTGGACACGCTGCGGCATGACGTCGCGGCCGAGAGCCTGGCCCGGGGGCGGACCCCGCAGCTGGCCCGGGTGCTGCCCGGCGGCGTGTGGCAGCGGCGGCACACGCCGGCCAGCTTCACCTACGCGGCGCACCATGCGTTCTTCGCCGGGTTCCTGCCGACCCCGGTGACGCCCGGCCCGCACGAGCGCCTGTTCGCGGCCCGGTTCGCCGGCAGCGAGTCGAGCGGCCCGGGAACGTACGTGTTCGACGCTCCCGACCTGCCCACCGGGCTGGCCGCCGACGGCTATCACACGGTCTGCCTGGGCGGCGTCGGCTTCTTCAACCCGGGTGCGCCGCTGGGCCGGGTGCTGCCGGGCCTGTTCACCGAGGCGCACTGGGCGCCCGAGTTCGGGGTGACCGCGCCGGACTGCTTCGGCAACCAGCTCGACCGCCTGGAGACCATCATCGGCGGGTTGCCGCCGGAGACGCCGCTGTTCACGTTCGTCAACGTCGCCGCCCTGCACCAGCCGAACCGGCACTACCTGCCCGGCGCCGACACCGACGACCTGACCAGCCACGCGGCCGCCCTGGAGTATGTCGACGGGCTGCTCGGCCGCCTGTTCGCCCTGGTCACCGGTCGGGGCCGCCCCTGCCAGGTGATCATCTGCTCGGATCACGGCACCCTCTACGGCGAGGACGGGCACGTCGGCCACCGGGTCGCCCACGAGGCCGTCTGGACCGTTCCGTACGCCGATTTCGTCCTCGCTCCGGGGGTGCGGCCGTGA
- a CDS encoding STM4014 family protein produces the protein MRRLAVVGNPDNRRVTLFTAAVVRAGLPPPDVYAWRDVLAGGRVPGPTAPDVYAWRDVLACGSVPGPGVSVRIDSPGEDAEVDRLLRELGSGRPARPAEHGEIVGSAAAFAGLRHALDRITAGGGDLLNQPGDVLTMTDKRRCHAVLSAAGIPVPPALGPVHDYESLRAAMRDTGWSRVFVKPAYGSSASGVLALAVSARRIAATTSVELHDGRLFNSLRVRRYDDEATIAAIVDRLGPDGLHVERWYSKAGLGGRTLDLRVVVIGGRARHVVVRAGQSPMTNLHLGNARGDVAAVRAAAGEQAWQAAMDTCERVAGCFGRTLHVGVDLMFRSGWRDHAVAEVNAFGDLLPGVLADGLDTYGAQVAALTGGWVPSA, from the coding sequence ATGCGCCGCCTCGCCGTCGTCGGCAACCCGGACAACCGCCGAGTCACCCTGTTCACCGCGGCCGTCGTCCGGGCCGGCCTGCCCCCACCCGACGTCTACGCGTGGCGTGACGTGCTGGCCGGCGGTCGCGTGCCCGGTCCGACCGCGCCCGACGTCTACGCCTGGCGCGACGTGCTGGCGTGCGGGAGCGTGCCCGGTCCGGGCGTGAGCGTGCGGATCGACTCGCCCGGGGAGGACGCCGAGGTGGACCGCCTGTTGCGCGAGCTGGGCAGCGGCCGCCCGGCCCGGCCGGCTGAGCACGGTGAGATCGTCGGGTCGGCCGCTGCCTTCGCCGGTCTGCGGCATGCCCTCGACCGGATCACCGCAGGCGGCGGCGACCTGCTCAATCAGCCCGGCGACGTCCTGACGATGACCGACAAGCGGCGATGCCACGCGGTGCTCAGCGCGGCCGGCATTCCGGTGCCACCAGCGCTGGGACCGGTTCACGACTACGAGTCCCTGCGAGCGGCGATGCGCGACACCGGCTGGAGCCGCGTTTTCGTCAAGCCCGCCTACGGCTCCTCCGCCTCGGGTGTGCTGGCCCTCGCCGTCAGCGCGCGGCGGATCGCGGCGACCACCTCGGTGGAGCTGCACGACGGGCGGCTGTTCAACAGCCTCCGGGTGCGCCGCTACGACGACGAGGCCACGATCGCGGCGATCGTCGACCGGCTCGGGCCGGACGGGTTGCACGTCGAGCGGTGGTATTCGAAGGCCGGGCTCGGCGGCCGGACCCTGGACCTGCGAGTGGTGGTGATCGGCGGCAGGGCTCGGCACGTCGTGGTGCGGGCCGGGCAGTCACCGATGACGAACCTGCACCTCGGCAACGCCCGCGGCGACGTGGCGGCGGTGCGGGCGGCCGCCGGGGAGCAGGCCTGGCAGGCGGCGATGGACACCTGTGAACGGGTTGCGGGGTGCTTCGGGCGTACCCTGCATGTCGGTGTTGATCTCATGTTCCGGTCCGGCTGGCGCGATCATGCGGTGGCCGAGGTGAACGCGTTCGGCGACCTGCTGCCCGGCGTGCTCGCCGACGGCCTGGATACGTATGGCGCGCAGGTCGCGGCCCTGACCGGCGGCTGGGTGCCGAGTGCGTGA
- a CDS encoding siderophore-interacting protein, giving the protein MPYPRRDPLPVRVRSVADVTPHMREITLTGPDLPRLRIRPGAHLVVRLPQARRVYSVWRHSPREASLTLRVLLHDAGGPGCVWAREIAVGDRVTVEQPRSKITLDETAAFHLFVGDETGAVPLLAMRRGATSPVLGVFEAAGPQDEVPGFPGLSALPWVHRGGASAVASRVLLRAVQELSLPAGRGAAYVAGESDTCRLIQRHLVEQRGMSRRAVHLQPQWSPGRPGFGAGTD; this is encoded by the coding sequence GTGCCCTATCCTCGCCGCGATCCACTGCCCGTCCGGGTGCGGTCGGTTGCGGACGTCACCCCGCACATGCGCGAGATCACGCTGACCGGTCCTGATCTGCCGCGGCTGCGGATCCGGCCTGGTGCGCACCTGGTCGTCCGGCTCCCACAGGCCCGGCGGGTCTACTCGGTCTGGCGGCACTCGCCGCGGGAGGCGTCCCTGACGCTGCGGGTCCTGCTGCACGACGCGGGCGGGCCGGGCTGCGTGTGGGCCCGCGAGATCGCCGTCGGTGACCGGGTCACGGTCGAGCAGCCGCGCAGCAAGATCACGCTGGACGAGACGGCGGCGTTCCATCTGTTCGTGGGCGATGAGACGGGGGCCGTACCGTTGCTGGCCATGCGGCGTGGCGCAACCTCGCCGGTTCTGGGTGTCTTCGAAGCTGCGGGGCCGCAGGACGAGGTGCCGGGCTTTCCCGGTCTGTCAGCGCTGCCCTGGGTGCATAGGGGTGGTGCTTCAGCGGTCGCCTCCCGGGTGCTGCTGCGTGCGGTCCAGGAGCTGTCGCTGCCGGCCGGGCGTGGGGCCGCCTACGTGGCCGGCGAGAGTGACACCTGCCGGCTGATCCAGCGCCACCTGGTCGAACAGCGGGGTATGTCCCGGCGGGCGGTCCACCTGCAGCCGCAGTGGTCTCCGGGCCGCCCGGGTTTCGGCGCCGGCACCGATTGA
- a CDS encoding GNAT family N-acetyltransferase, producing the protein MEPPEMINAGELVLKRWEPEWADEAAAAVRDSLPELKPFLPWAVDGYDTAAARTFIDLSVENWAKGTEFNYAIFTAVGDLIGAIGLMTRVGPGALEIGYWIRTPWAGRGHMTAAVRVLTRVALTLPGIERVVIRHDAANPGSAAVAAKAGFVEIGRETSDPAVHAGTGSNVIREFRP; encoded by the coding sequence ATGGAACCGCCGGAAATGATCAATGCTGGTGAGCTCGTCCTGAAGCGCTGGGAGCCGGAGTGGGCCGACGAGGCCGCCGCCGCTGTCCGCGATTCGTTGCCCGAGCTCAAGCCGTTCCTGCCGTGGGCCGTCGACGGCTACGACACCGCCGCCGCGCGCACCTTCATCGACCTGTCGGTGGAGAACTGGGCGAAGGGCACCGAGTTCAACTACGCCATCTTCACCGCGGTCGGTGACCTCATCGGCGCGATCGGCCTGATGACCCGGGTCGGGCCGGGCGCCCTGGAGATCGGATACTGGATCCGGACGCCGTGGGCCGGCCGGGGCCACATGACCGCGGCGGTGCGGGTGCTGACCCGCGTGGCGCTCACACTGCCCGGCATCGAGCGGGTGGTGATCCGGCACGACGCGGCCAATCCGGGGTCGGCCGCGGTGGCGGCCAAGGCGGGCTTCGTGGAGATCGGCCGGGAGACCAGCGACCCGGCCGTGCACGCCGGGACCGGCAGCAACGTCATCCGGGAATTCCGCCCCTGA
- a CDS encoding MFS transporter, whose protein sequence is MIAATIFLVALCLRPAITTVGPLLPQISADEHLGEAAQGLLGALPLLAFALVSPQVHRVSGRFGAERAVLGALLVLAAGGVVRSYTGDAGLWLGTLVIGCAIAVGNVLVPAIVKRDYATNVSRATGVYTAFITIGASIASAVAVPISDAVDWRLALAIWSVLALIVAAVWSPRARIPAELPAPAPVGDDVPVSVWRQPRAWLITAFMGLQSTCFYVLVTWLPTIEIAGGVSERTAGLHLFVFQGMGIAGGLAIPILLRHPNRRAAGAIAASIPTLVAVLGLLAAPQLAILWAGIAGVGQGAALVTALTLISLGGRTQAETTRLSGMAQSLGYLLAAAGPIAAGFLAERTGAWQASLVMLAVLGLLQIAAGAAAARETAAEKATA, encoded by the coding sequence ATGATCGCCGCCACCATCTTCCTCGTCGCGCTCTGCCTGCGCCCGGCCATCACCACGGTCGGTCCGCTGCTGCCGCAGATCAGCGCCGACGAGCATCTCGGCGAGGCCGCCCAGGGTCTGCTCGGCGCCCTGCCGCTGCTGGCGTTCGCGCTGGTCTCGCCCCAGGTGCACCGGGTCTCCGGCCGCTTCGGCGCCGAACGTGCGGTGCTCGGCGCCCTGCTCGTGCTGGCGGCCGGCGGCGTCGTCCGCTCCTACACCGGCGACGCCGGCCTGTGGCTCGGCACGCTGGTGATCGGCTGCGCGATCGCGGTCGGCAACGTGCTGGTCCCGGCGATCGTCAAACGCGACTACGCCACCAACGTCTCCCGCGCCACCGGCGTCTACACGGCGTTCATCACCATCGGCGCCTCGATCGCCTCGGCCGTCGCGGTGCCGATCTCCGACGCGGTCGACTGGCGGCTGGCCCTGGCCATCTGGTCGGTGCTGGCGCTGATCGTCGCCGCGGTCTGGTCACCGCGCGCCCGCATCCCCGCCGAACTGCCCGCCCCGGCACCGGTCGGTGACGACGTACCGGTCAGCGTCTGGCGGCAACCCCGCGCCTGGCTGATCACCGCTTTCATGGGCCTGCAGTCCACCTGCTTCTACGTCCTGGTCACCTGGCTGCCGACGATCGAGATCGCCGGCGGTGTCTCGGAACGCACCGCCGGCCTGCACCTGTTCGTCTTCCAGGGCATGGGCATCGCCGGCGGGCTGGCCATCCCGATCCTGCTGCGCCACCCGAACCGCCGGGCCGCCGGCGCGATCGCCGCCAGCATCCCCACCCTCGTCGCGGTCCTCGGCCTGCTCGCCGCCCCGCAACTCGCGATTCTGTGGGCGGGCATCGCCGGCGTCGGACAGGGCGCCGCCCTGGTCACCGCGCTCACCCTGATCAGCCTCGGCGGCCGCACCCAGGCCGAGACCACCCGGCTGTCCGGAATGGCCCAGTCGCTCGGCTACCTGCTCGCCGCGGCCGGCCCGATCGCCGCCGGCTTCCTCGCCGAACGCACCGGCGCCTGGCAGGCCAGCCTGGTCATGCTGGCCGTCCTCGGACTTCTTCAGATCGCCGCGGGCGCGGCGGCAGCACGGGAGACCGCAGCAGAAAAAGCAACGGCCTAA
- a CDS encoding STM4015 family protein yields MTINDHLQSFAGMPVVAWDAEDPPADPAAVTWRLELEDFEADEDEFVAAFDKLLERTGPAGPTALIIGEWGSAYERAFPVDLLVQHAGRLGALRALFIGEMTYEQCEISWIQQGDITPVLTAFPALEQLWVRGAESLALTPMRHDGLRELVLQSGGLPADVVRAVGASDLPNLTHLELWLGVDQYGGDARADDLAPILAGRSLPALTRLGLRNAEIADEVAAAVAAAPIVARLTELDLSMGALSAAGAEALLTGQPLTHLSRLDLSHHFLDPELSQRLVDELPGVTVDVSDPQKEEEWGRYTAVAE; encoded by the coding sequence GTGACCATCAACGACCATCTGCAGTCCTTCGCCGGCATGCCCGTTGTGGCCTGGGATGCCGAGGATCCGCCGGCCGACCCGGCCGCGGTCACCTGGCGGCTCGAGCTGGAGGATTTCGAGGCCGACGAGGACGAGTTCGTCGCCGCCTTCGACAAGCTGCTGGAGCGCACCGGGCCGGCCGGGCCGACCGCGCTGATCATCGGTGAGTGGGGCTCGGCCTACGAGCGGGCCTTCCCCGTCGACCTGCTCGTGCAGCACGCCGGGCGCCTCGGCGCGCTGCGGGCGCTGTTCATCGGCGAGATGACCTACGAGCAGTGCGAGATCTCCTGGATCCAGCAGGGCGACATCACGCCGGTGCTGACCGCCTTCCCGGCGCTGGAGCAACTGTGGGTGCGCGGCGCGGAAAGCCTCGCGCTGACCCCGATGCGCCACGACGGCCTGCGGGAGCTCGTCCTGCAGTCCGGCGGCCTGCCCGCCGACGTCGTCCGCGCCGTCGGCGCCAGCGATCTGCCCAACCTGACCCACCTCGAGCTCTGGCTGGGCGTCGATCAATACGGTGGGGACGCCCGCGCCGACGACCTGGCCCCGATCCTGGCCGGCCGGTCGCTGCCCGCACTCACCCGCCTCGGCCTGCGCAACGCCGAGATCGCCGACGAGGTCGCCGCGGCCGTCGCCGCCGCCCCGATCGTCGCCCGCCTCACCGAGCTGGACCTCTCGATGGGCGCGCTGAGCGCAGCCGGCGCCGAGGCGCTGCTGACCGGGCAGCCGCTCACCCACCTCAGCCGGCTCGACCTGAGCCACCACTTCCTCGACCCGGAGCTCTCCCAGCGCCTGGTCGACGAGCTGCCCGGCGTCACCGTCGACGTGTCGGACCCACAGAAGGAAGAGGAGTGGGGCCGCTACACAGCGGTCGCCGAGTGA